A region of the Streptomyces sp. NBC_00442 genome:
ACCTTGAAGGTCTCGTCGGTGCGCCCCCAGCCCTGCTCCTCGTTGATCCCGCCGCCCAGGGTGTACATCACGGTGTCGAGGTCGGGGCAGACCTTGAGGCCGAACAGATGGATGTCGTCACCGGTGTTGCCGATGACGGTGATGTCCGCGTCGGGGGCGGCGGACTTGAGACCACGGAGGAAGCGGGCACCACCGATGCCGCCTGCCAGAACCACAATGCGCATGCAGACAGTCTGTCAGGCGAAGCCTGTCTGTTGAGGGGTGGTGGGGGGCGACGGGTGGGGCTGTCAGGCGAAGCCTGTCTGTTGAGGGGTGGTGGGGGGCGACGGGTGGGGCTGTCAGGCGAAGCCTGTCTGTTGAGGGGGTGGTGGTGGGGGGCCGTCAGGCGGGGACGGCATCCTGGGCCGCCGGGGCAGACTGGCTCGGGTGCATCGGCATGTCGGTGAGGCCCGGATAGTAGACGTGCAGGCTGACGGCCGGTTCGAGGGAGTCGTTGGCGACCTCGTGCACATAGCCCGGCGCGAAGACCCGCGTGGACCCGGCGGCCAGGGTGCGCGACCCGCGCTCGGTGCGCTCGGTCAACGCGCCGCTCAGGACGGTCAGTACGCCCGAGGACGCGCCGTGGTCGTGGACGCCGCTGCCCTGACCGGGGACCCAGGACAGCAGCCAGACCTCGTAGCCGGGCCCCGTGCGCAGCCGGTGGTACCAGCGGGAGGCCGCGTCGTACTGGACGAGAGGGGCCCACTGGGAGCGGTCGGCGGCGATGGAGCGGGCCAGGCCGGCGAATTCGGCGACGGTGACCGGGTGCTCGCGGGCGGGCTGCAGGAGGTGCTGGACCTCCAGGATGTCGCCGGCGATCTGCAGGTCGCTGTGGCTGCTGTTCATGGTGCGGGGGTTCCTCGGCGGGAGTGCTGGGGTGTCGCAGGTGGGGGGTCTCGCGGAGGCGGAGACGGCGGCCGCCCGGACGCGTGGCGTCTCAGGGGAGGCGGGGGGAGAAGCTGGATCGCACGTGAGGCAAGCGGTGCGGGATCAACAGCTGGAACAGCAGCAGCGCGCCTGGACAGCGCTGCGGAACCCACGGATGTGGGGCGCTCGGTGCGCTGCGGTCACTGACATGCGATCCAGGAGACCGAACCGGTGGGGGTGTTGTCAACCCAATGACCGATTTGGCGGCAATGTTTCACCTTATCCGGTTACTGGGGCCGGAGAAAGGTTTGTGCAGTCGCGGGGAGGGAGATGTGGCGCAGCAGGTGTGCAATCAAACACCGCTGCCTTCTCGTGATCTGAATGTGATCCGGGCCGCTTTCTGGGTACGGGCGCAACAAGATCCATATTCGTCTCGTCCTCCTCTGTGATCGGACCGTGATCACAGTCGAGCGGGAGTCGAGTGGATCTGTGCGGAGAGGCGGTGGCGTGAGCCAGTGGCATGTGTCAGCTTTTTGGCGATTTGAACACTTTCCGCATAGCCTTGGTTCCGCAGAGTGAATACGGGGCCCAATAGCAGATCTCGGCTTGACTGGCCCGGATCCACGCACTTGTAATTTCACTCGTGTCGTTCGGCCGGATTCGGTAACGGCAACATCACGGGGCAGCAAAGACAGACGAGGGGCGCACATGACCGAGCTGTTTCAGGAACTGCTGGTCGACGAGGCCGAAGAGGAGCTCGGCTGGCAGGAGCGGGCCCTCTGCGCCCAGACCGACCCCGAGTCCTTCTTCCCCGAGAAGGGCGGCTCCACCAGAGAGGCCAAGAAGGTCTGTCTCGCCTGCGAAGTCCGTTCCGAATGCCTTGAGTACGCACTCGCCAACGACGAGCGGTTCGGCATCTGGGGCGGCCTCTCCGAGCGTGAGCGCCGCCGTTTGAAGAAGGCGGCCATCTAGAGGCCATCTGGAGCGCGAAGACGGGCCCGAGCGGAGAGCCGGGCCTGCCGCTGGAGCCCGCGGGAGGGCTCACCCTCCGAGTCTGCGCGGACCCCCCGTTCGAGCCCAAGACGCAGGCATTCGAGCCCGTTCCGTAGAGGCAGGCGTTCGAGCCCCTGGAGGCAGGCGCTCTGGCCCGTTCCGTTGACGCGGGCGTTCGTGCCCTGGAGGCAGGCGTTCGAGCCCGCGGACGTTCGCCGTTCGTGTTCGACGAGGCCGTCGCCCGACCCCCGGCGGCCGGTGGGCGCTCAAACCGCCCAACTCCGTACACAACCAACGGTCCGCCGCCCGCGCCCCGTCCGCGGGCGGCGGACCGTCTGTGTGGCAGCCGTTAGTGTGGGGCGCTGTCCACGGCACTCCGGTCACGTCAGAGCCCGTCTCGCACCACCGGCCGCGCCGACCGCAGTTCGCACAGCAGCCTTCCGGGGCGGAGGGGCCCGTACCTCGATGTCCGTGCACAGCCAGTCGACGGCCCCGTACGAGGCGGCCGCGACACCCGAGTTCCCCCGGCACGTCGTCACCGCCGTCGTCGTCTCGCACGACGGCGCACGCTGGCTCCCCGACGTCCTGTCCGGCCTCCTGGGCCAGGAACGCCCCGTACAGAACGCGTACGCCGCCGACACCGGCAGCGCCGACGACTCCGCGCGCCTGGTCACCGAGGCGCTCGGCGCCGACCGTGTCCTGCACCTCGCCCGCCGCACCGGCTTCGGCGCCGCCGTCGAGGAGGCCGCCCGCACGGCGCCCGTGCTCGGCCCCGAGGAACTGACCTACCTCAAGCGCCCGAGCGGCTGGGACCCGGTCTCGCGCAGCTGGCGCGACGACAGCTACGACCTGCCCGAACTCCCGCACGGCGAGCCCGTGCAGTGGCTCTGGCTGCTCCACGACGACAGCGCGCCCGACGCCGGCGCGCTCGCCGAACTGCTCCGCGTCGCCGACTCCAACGCGCACGCCGCGATCGTGGGGCCCAAACTCCGCGGCTGGTACGACCGCAAACAGCTCCTCGAAGTCGGCGTCTCCATCGCCCACAGCGGACGCCGCTGGACCGGCCTCGACCGGCGCGAACAGGACCAGGGCCAGCACGACCAGGTCAGGCCCGTCCTGTCGGTGTCGTCGGCGGGCATGCTCATCCGCCGCGACGTGTGGGACGAACTCGGCGGCTTCGACCGCAGACTGCCCCTGATGCGCGACGACGTCGACCTGTGCTGGCGCGCCCACGCCGCCGGTCACACCGTCCTCGTCGCCCCCGACGCCACGGTCCGCCACGCCGAGGCGGCCGCCCGCGAACGCCGCACCGTCGACTGCGCGGGACGTTCCGTCGTCAACCCCCACCGGGTCGACAAGGCCGGCGCCGTCTACACCATGCTCGTCAACTCGCGTCCCGCGCTGCTCCCTTACGTGGTGCTGCGCATCGTGATCGGCACCCTGCTGCGCACCGTCGCCTACCTCGTGGGCAAGGTGCCGGGCCAGGCCGTCGACGAAGTCATGGGCCTCTTCGGCACCCTGCTGAGGCCCGGCCGGATCCTCGCCGGACGCAAGAAGCGAGGCAAGAGCGGCATCGAGGCGAGCGAGCTGCGTCCGCTCTTCCCGCCGCCCGGCGCCACCATCCGCGCCACCGTCGAATCGGTCGCCGCGAGCCTCGGCGCGGGCACCGAGGACACCGGCGGCTCCCGGCACGGCGCCGTCGAGTCGGGACCCGGCGGCGACGACGCCGACTTCCTGGAGATCGAGCAGTTCGCCCGCCTCAAGAAGGTCGCGCGCAAACCCGCTCCGGTCCTCTTCGCCCTCCTGCTCGTCGTCTCGCTGGTCGCCTGCCGCAACCTGCTCGGCTCCGGCTCGCTCATGGGCGGCGCCCTGCTGCCCGCGCCCGACCACATCGGCGACCTGTGGGGCCGCTACGCGGACGCCTGGCACCCCATCGGCGTAGGCGGCACCCAGACCGCGCCGCCCTACCTCGCGATCATCGCCGTGCTGTCCGCGCTCTGCTTCGGCTCCACCGGCTCCGCACTGACGCTGCTGCTCGTCTGCTCGGTCCCGCTGGCGGGGCTCACCGCCTACTTCGCCGCCCGCCCCCTCATCGCATCGCGCCAGCTGCGCTCCTGGGTGGCCATCGCCTACGCCTTCCTGCCCGCCGTCACCGGCGCGCTCGCCGCCGGCCGGGTCGGCACCGCCGTCCTCGCGGTCCTGCTGCCGCTGATCGCGCGGGCCGGGGCGTCCGCCGCCGGGTTCCGCGGCGACGGGGCCCGCGGCAGCTGGCGTGCCACCTGGACGTACGCGCTGCTCCTGACCGTCGCCATGGCGTTCACCCCCGTCGTGTGGCCCCTCGCCGCGCTGCTCGGCCTCGGCGTGCTCGCGCTGCGCCGCGCCGACATCACGGCGTACGGGCTGCGCTTCCTGGCCGCCGTCGGCACCCCGCTCCTGATGCTCGCGCCCTGGTCGCTCACCCTGCTCACCGGCCCGTCCGGCTTCCTGAAGGAAGCGGGCCTGGAGTACGGGGACGGCTCGGCCGGCGCGCTCGACCTGCTCGGCGCCGGGCCCGGCGGCCCCAAGACGGTCGGCGGGCTCGTGCTCATCGGGTTCGTTGGCGCGGCGCTCGCGGCCCTGCTGCGCTCGGAGCGCACCTTCGCGATCCGCACCGCCTGGGTGGTCGCGCTCACCGGGTTCTTCTTCGCGGCCCTGTCCAACCACAGCGCCTGGGCGGGCCCGGCGACCCTCGTGTACGGGCTCGCGCTGCTCGCCGCGGCCGCGCTCGGCGCCGAGTACGGCCGCACCCGGGTCGCGGGCCACGGCTTCGGATGGCGCCAGCCGGTCGCCGCCCTGATCGCGCTCGCCGCCGTGCTCGGCCCCGTGTACTCCGCCGCCCACTGGATGATCGGCGGCGCCGACGGCCCGCTGGAGCTGCGTGACCCGGTGCAGGTGCCGGCGTTCGTCGCCGAGGAGAGCGGCACCCGCGACCAGGCCCGCACCCTCGTCCTCGGCGGCACCTCGCCCGCCAAGGTCGCGTACACGCTGGTACGCGGCTCGGGCGGGCAGCTCGGTGACGCCGAACTCGCCGCGTCCGGCGGCGACGACACCCGGCTCGGCAAGGTCGTCTCCAACCTCGTCGCCGGCTCCGGCGCCGACCAGTCGAGCCAGCTCAGCGGATTCGCCGTGCGCTACGTACTGGTCCGTGACGGCGCCCCCCGCGCGTTCGCCCGCACCCTGGACTCCACGCCGGGCCTCAGCCGCCTCAGCCAGCTCGACGGCAGCGCGCTGTGGCGGGTGGACCGCCAGGTCGCCCGCGCCGTGATCGTGCCGGCGAAGGGCGGCGAGAGCCTCCCGGTCGCCGCCGACCCCGTCGACATCCACACCAAGGTCCCGGCCGGCGCGGCGGGCCGCGTCCTGCGCATCGCGGACGAGGCCGCCCCGGGCTGGACCGCGACGCTGGACGGCAGGACGCTCAA
Encoded here:
- a CDS encoding cysteine dioxygenase is translated as MNSSHSDLQIAGDILEVQHLLQPAREHPVTVAEFAGLARSIAADRSQWAPLVQYDAASRWYHRLRTGPGYEVWLLSWVPGQGSGVHDHGASSGVLTVLSGALTERTERGSRTLAAGSTRVFAPGYVHEVANDSLEPAVSLHVYYPGLTDMPMHPSQSAPAAQDAVPA
- a CDS encoding glycosyltransferase family 2 protein, with amino-acid sequence MSVHSQSTAPYEAAATPEFPRHVVTAVVVSHDGARWLPDVLSGLLGQERPVQNAYAADTGSADDSARLVTEALGADRVLHLARRTGFGAAVEEAARTAPVLGPEELTYLKRPSGWDPVSRSWRDDSYDLPELPHGEPVQWLWLLHDDSAPDAGALAELLRVADSNAHAAIVGPKLRGWYDRKQLLEVGVSIAHSGRRWTGLDRREQDQGQHDQVRPVLSVSSAGMLIRRDVWDELGGFDRRLPLMRDDVDLCWRAHAAGHTVLVAPDATVRHAEAAARERRTVDCAGRSVVNPHRVDKAGAVYTMLVNSRPALLPYVVLRIVIGTLLRTVAYLVGKVPGQAVDEVMGLFGTLLRPGRILAGRKKRGKSGIEASELRPLFPPPGATIRATVESVAASLGAGTEDTGGSRHGAVESGPGGDDADFLEIEQFARLKKVARKPAPVLFALLLVVSLVACRNLLGSGSLMGGALLPAPDHIGDLWGRYADAWHPIGVGGTQTAPPYLAIIAVLSALCFGSTGSALTLLLVCSVPLAGLTAYFAARPLIASRQLRSWVAIAYAFLPAVTGALAAGRVGTAVLAVLLPLIARAGASAAGFRGDGARGSWRATWTYALLLTVAMAFTPVVWPLAALLGLGVLALRRADITAYGLRFLAAVGTPLLMLAPWSLTLLTGPSGFLKEAGLEYGDGSAGALDLLGAGPGGPKTVGGLVLIGFVGAALAALLRSERTFAIRTAWVVALTGFFFAALSNHSAWAGPATLVYGLALLAAAALGAEYGRTRVAGHGFGWRQPVAALIALAAVLGPVYSAAHWMIGGADGPLELRDPVQVPAFVAEESGTRDQARTLVLGGTSPAKVAYTLVRGSGGQLGDAELAASGGDDTRLGKVVSNLVAGSGADQSSQLSGFAVRYVLVRDGAPRAFARTLDSTPGLSRLSQLDGSALWRVDRQVARAVIVPAKGGESLPVAADPVDIHTKVPAGAAGRVLRIADEAAPGWTATLDGRTLKKTTVDGWAQGFELPADAGRLDVTYDAPFVHTLWIWTQSALAVVLLVLALPGRRREIDDDLPEAEAAAVPVPAQAVAGEGRRARRLRAQAEADPETPADEQPGRADLPRQPAYGEWDAAHYATTTPSDAAQHDEQAQQQYDPYQQQYGAYQQYPESQYPEGGYPEGQYPEGQSAQDPYPGQGYPEQPYPGQPYPEAPHAQVPGAEGQFGAGQYGEGQYGEGQYGDGQYGDGRLGEGQHAEAPYADGSYAEGPYRDGRFSEGQFGEGQARPPYDAFHQPHAHQQPHAQQQPQDGPYDPYGYGYPTEPTEPTEPPEQPERPERQPHRPDGSQQ
- a CDS encoding WhiB family transcriptional regulator yields the protein MTELFQELLVDEAEEELGWQERALCAQTDPESFFPEKGGSTREAKKVCLACEVRSECLEYALANDERFGIWGGLSERERRRLKKAAI